The following is a genomic window from Actinomadura sp. WMMB 499.
TGCTGCCGCTCGTCCGCAGGCTCACCACCGAGACCGAGCTGCTCGCCCTCGCCGAGTACGCGCCGCAGCTCACCGGCGAGGTGCTGCTCGCCCTGCACGACGGCCGCACCCCCGACGAGGTGCTGGAGCAGGTCACCGCGCCCGTCGCCGTCGACGAGAAGGTCGACACCGGCGACTACGCGACGGCGCTGCGGCGGCCCGCCACCGCCGTCACCACCGGCGACGCCGACCTGCGGGAGATCCTCGAGCAGAGCGACTTCGGCCGCTGGAAAGTGTTCCTGCACCCCGCGCAGCGCAAGCTCGTCGAGCGCGGCCACCGCGGCCCCGCCCGCGTCAGCGGCGGGCCCGGCACCGGCAAGACGATCGTGGCGCTGCACCGCGTCCGGCACCTCGTCGAACGGCTCCCGGCGGGCGGCGGCAAGAGCGTCCTGCTCACCACCTTCAACAAGAACCTGGCCGCCGACCTGCAAGCCCGGCTCGTCGCCCTCGCCGGGGCGGAGGTCGCCGCGCGCGTCCACATCACCAACGTCGACAAGCTCGCCGCCGAGATCGTCGCCGAGACCGAGCACGGCCGCGCCCGCCGCCGCATCGACGACGGCAAGGCCCGCGAGCTGTGGGAGGAACTGCTCGCCGAGACCGGCGAGAACCGCTGGGACGCCGGGTTCCTCAACGAGGAATGGACGCAGGTCATCCTCGGGCAGGGCCTCAAGACCCGCGCCGAGTACTTCCGCGCGCGCCGCGCCGGGCGCGGCCGTCCCCTCAGCCGCAAGGACCGCGCCGACCTGTGGAAGCTCACCGAGCGGTACGTGATGCTGCTGGAGGACCGGAACCTGTCCACCCTCCAGCAGGTCACCGAGCGCGCCGCGCAGCTCGAGGCCGCCGCCGCCCGCGACCGCGCCGCCTACGCCGAACGCCCCGGACTGCAGGACGACTCCGGGATGCGCCGGCGCGCCCGCTACCGGCACATCGTCGTCGACGAGGCGCAGGACCTGTCCGCCGCGCACTGGCGGATGCTGCGCGCCATGGCCGACCCCGGACCCGACGACCTGTTCATCGTCGGCGACGCCCACCAGCGGATCTACGGCAACCAGGTGTCGCTCGGCGCGCTCGGCATCGCGATCCGCGGCCGGTCGTCCCGGCTCACCCTCAGCTACCGCACCACCCACGAGATCCTCGGCACCGCCGTCCGGCTGCTCGGCGCCGACACCTGGGACGACCTCGACGACGGCGGCGACGACCTCGTCGGCTACCGGTCCGTGCTGCGCGGCGGGCACCCCGGCCTGCGCGGCTTCCGCGACTGGAACGCCGAACTCGACGGGATCGCCGCGCAGGTCGCCGAGTGGGGCGGCGACTCGATCGCGGTGTGCGTCCCCGAACGGTGGATGGTCGCCGAGGTCGAGCGGCGCCTCGCCGCCGACGGCGTCGTCGCGTCCGCCATCACCGGCGACGGCCCCCGGCACGGCGACGCGCCCGTCCACGTCGGCACCATGCACCGGTTCAAGGGCCTGGAGTACCGGCGGATGATCGTCGCCGGGGTCGCCGACGGGCTCGTGCCGCCCGCGTGGGTGCTGCGGCTCGCCGACGAGGACGCCGTCCGGTACCGGCGCGAGCTGCGCCGCTTCCGGTCCCTGCTGTTCGTCGCCGTCACCCGCGCCCGCGACGACGTCGCCATCTCCTGGCACGGCGGCAAGAGCAGGTTCCTGCCGTGAGGACCGTCGCCGACCGGTACCGCATCACCTCCGCCATCGGGCGCGGCGGGATGGGCGAGGTGTGGAGCGGCACCGACCTGCGGCTCAACCGGCCCGTCGCGATCAAGCTGCTGCGGGTGCCGGACGACGCCCCGGCCCGCGACGTCCGCCGCCGGTTCCACCGCGAAGCCCGCATCACCGCGCGGCTCCGGCACCCCGGCGTCCCCGTCGTGCACGACTTCGGGCAGGACGGCGACCTGTTCATGGTGATGGAGGAGCTGCCCGGCGACTCCGTCGGCAAGCTCGCCGACGAGCACGGCGACGAGCACGGCGCGCTGCCCGTCGCGTGGGCCGCGTTCATCGGCGCGCAGGTCTGCGCCGTCCTCGCCGCCGCGCACGCCGCCGGGCTCCTGCACCGCGACGTCAAGCCCGAGAACCTGGTGCTGTGCCCCGACGGGTCCGTGAAGGTCATCGACTTCGGCGTCGCCACCTCCACCGGCGGCGAGTTCTCCCGCATCACCCGTTCCGGCGAGATCCCCGGCACCGCCCGGTACATGGCGCCCGAACTGCTCGCGGGCGCCGAGGCGACCCGCGCCGGCGACCTGTACGCCGTCGGATGCCTGCTGTACGAACTCCTCGCCGGCGAGCGCCCGTTCCAGAGCCCGCGCCTCGTCGACGAGATCGTCCGCGCGCAGACCGAGCCCGCCCCGCGGCCGGCGTCCGCCCCGGACGGGCTCGCGGACCTCGTGGCGGCGCTGCTGGCGAAGGAGCCGGGGCGGCGGCCGTCCGGCGCGGGGACGGTCTGCTCGCGGCTGCTCCCGTGGACGCGCGGGGTCGGCCCGCTGCCCGGATGGACGGCCCCCGGCCTCGCCACCGACCCGCGCCACCTCTACACCACCGCCCTCGCCGCCCTGCGGGGCCCCGAGGAGCCCGCCGTCCCGTAGCGGCGCGGTCAGGTGACCGAGTGGATCCTGCTCCTGCGGGGTGCCGGGCGGGAGCGTTCGGTGCGGTCGGCGGGCTCTTCGGCGTGGTGGTCGGGTTGAGGGACGCGGATCTCGATGCGGCCGTCCCGGATCCGGGTCTCGTAGTGGGGTTGCGGCGCGCTCGCCGGGCCGCGCACGACGTTCCCGTCGGTCAGGCGGAAGGTGCTGGCGTGCCAGGGGCAGGTGACGCAGCCGTCCGCGAACGAGCCCTCGTCCAGCGGGCCGCCCATGTGGCCGCAGTCGGCGGCCAGCGCGTACACCCGCCCGGCGCGGCGGTACAGGACGACCGGGACGCCGTCCGCGTCGACGCGGCGGGCCTCGTCGTCGATCAGGTCGTCGTCCGCGACGGGCGTCCACTCGGACGGTCCGGCCTGCCAGGCGGTGCGGTTGACGCCGACGCCCCGGACGAACGACAGGTGCCCGCCCAGGTAGGCGCCGACCGCGAGCGCGCCGACCCCGGCGCCGCCGAGGATCCTGCCGGTGCGGCGGTCGCCGCGGGCGCGCATCACGAGCGACGCCACGTGCAGCGACAGCGCCGTGCTGTTGGCCAGGGCGTGGATCCAGCCGACCCGCATCTCCGGGCCGCGGGTGTCGGCCCAGTCGTTCAGCCCGGACAGCGCGGTCGGCACGGCACCGGCGACGCCGACCGTCATCAGCAGGTCGGCGGCGGGCTCGGCCTCCCGGCCGCCGACGGTGTCCAGCAGGGCGGCCATGGTCCACGCGCCGATCGTCACGTCGGTGAGCCCCGGGTGCAGCGGATGGCCCAGCCAGGTCCCGCTGAGCAGGTTGCGGATCGCCCGCGGCCGCACCATCCGCCGGACCGTCCTCGCGGCCGGCTGCGCGACCGCGTCGATCTCCTCCGCCTGCTCGACCCTGCGGATCGTCCTCTGCATGCCCACTTCCGGCCTCCCCCTGACCAGTAACGGTCGCGCACGGTGGTGGCGCGAGCCCCCGTTCACCGGCTCATATCCCGCGAACGACCGCGAAAACCCCCGAACGTCAACCGGCCCCGGAGCGGACGTTCACCTTCTGACGCCGAGCGTGATGGAGGCCCGGTAGCCGCCGTCCGGGGAGCCCGTCACGTTCAGGGTCGACTGCCTGCCGTACTGGGGGTAGAACATGTCGTCGTCGTTGACGGTCTCCTGCGAACCCCGCCGCGCGTACGGGCCGCGGGCCACGGCGGAGTTGACCCGGTCGTCGAAGTAGAGCTGCCCGGTGTGGACGACGTCGTCATCGACGTGGACCTTCACGTGGATGTGAACGGTCCGGCCCTCGTACCAGCCGGGGAAGACGGTGTCGAACTCGGCCGTGCCGTCAGCGCCGGTCCGCTGGACGCCCCGGAGGAAGCTCTCGTCCCCGGTGCCCTGGGACTCGAAACCGGAGTAGACGCCGGACGCGTCCGCGTGCCAGACGTCCACCGCGGCTCCCCGGATCGGGCGGCACGTCCCCGCGTCCACCACCGTCGTCCGGAGGTTCAGGGCCACTCCCCTACGGCCTTCGGTGATGTCACGGCGGAGGAGGGCCCGATCCACGTAGTAGGGCCCCTCGCTCCCCTCCGGCGTGAGCACGCACGCGGGCGAGGCGCCGGCCGCGCCCGTCCGTCCGGGCGGGCGCGGCGACTCCGGCCCGTCCGCGGCGTCCCCGGCGGCGCAGGCCGTCACCGCCCACAGCGCGGCACCGCCCAGCGTTCCCAGCACGGTGCGCCGCGTCGCGTCCGGCCCTTCCATGTTCGGCCCCTTTCCTCGTGTCCTCCGGGTCGCCCGATGCCGTCTCAGACGGCGTGCTGGGGCTCCCTGGTCCGGGCGCCGAAACGGCCCGCCAGCCAGTGGTCTACGCCGAAACGGCCCGCCCCGGTGCCGGCCAGCATCAGGGAGGTCAGGCCGAGGGCCAGGACGAACCCGTAGCCGTCGGCATCGACGTAGATCCCGTTGCCCCCGTGCACGAAGACGAAGGCCCCGGCCATGATGAACGCGCCCAGCAGCCCCGCCAGGCGGACGGCGACTCCGGCGATCAGCGCGATCCCCGCCGCGATCTCGGTGAAGGTGGTGAAGTAGGCGCTCAGGGTCGGGAGCGGCACGCCGCCCCCGCCCATGATCTCCGCGGTTCCGGAGAGGCTCCAGTCGGTCAGCTTCTGCCAGCCGTAGGCGAGGAAGATGACGCCGAGGCCCAGGCGGCCCGCGAGGAGCCCGATGTCCTGCAGGAGCTGGCGGTTCATGTTCATGTGGCCTTCCGTTTCGGTCGCGCCGGTCCACTGGTCCGGGTCCCGGCCCGCCGGGAACGGCGGGGCGGGTCCCGATCTCCAGCATCACGAGCGGGCATGCCGCGATGACCTGCCCGTCGGAGCAGTCGCACCTACCCGAAAGAGCGAGGGCGGCCCGTGCGGGCGCCGCATACAGTGATCACCATGTCGTTGGGTGAGTGGTCCGATCCCGAACACGCGCTCGCGGCGGTCGCCGCCCTGCTCCAGGCCCCGCTGCCCGAGGTCCTGCCGAGCCTGTCGGCCGTCATCGGCGAGCTGGTGCCCCATGACGCGCTGCTGATGCTGACCGGTGACTGCATCGCCGCCCCGCTGAGGTCGTGCGGGGACGCCGAGCTGACCGGACGGGCGGAGACCACCGAGCTGACCAGGGTGGCCGGAGAGGTCCGGGTCGGCGAACCCTGGTGCGGGACCATCACGCTGGGGCACGCGACCCGGCAGGTGCTGGCGGTCGCCTCGTCCCCGCCCGGATCGGCCGGTTCGCTGCTGGCGGTCGTGCTGCCGGGAGAAGCCCCGCCCGATCCCGCCCGCCGCCGGACGGTGCAGCGCCTCTGGGACCTGACCGTCGTCCAGATCCGCACCCTCAACGCGCAGGTCGAGCCGGGCGTCCTGGAACGTTCGCGGATCGCGACCGGCGAGCGGGAGCGGGCCGTCGCCGAGCTCGCCGACGCGCACGCCGCCACCCTCACCGCCCTGCTGGGGGCACTGCGGTCCCGCGACCTCCCGGACGGCACCGCGCGCCGCACCGCGACCGACCTCGCCGCCGCCGCGCTGGTCGAGCTGCGCGCCGCCGACGAGCCCGCCCGCGACCTGCCCGGCGAGACGGTGGGGGACGCCTACGCGCAGATGGCCGACAAGCTCATCCTGCTCATGCGGCACCATCGGATCCACCTGGAACTCGCCGAGCCCCCGCGGCCGGAGCGCCCGCTGCCGGGGCACGTGGCCAACGCCGCCCGCGCGACCGTGCGCGGCTCCGTGCTCGCCCTCCTCGACCATCCGGGGGCGACCCGCGTCCGGGTGTCCTGGGAGATCGAGAAGGGGACGCTGTGCGTCCGCGTCCGGGACGACGGCCCGGGAGTGCTGGAGGCCGAGGACCCGGCCGTCCTGCGGCTCGCCGCGCGGCTGCGCCCCTTCGAGGGCCGGCTGGACCTGGAAGCGGTGCCCGGCTGGGGGACCAGCGTCACGGCCCGGTTCCCCTTCGACTCGGCGGCGTCGTCGCGGGCCGATCCGCTGGCCCGGCTCAACCCCCGGGAGGTCGAGGTGCTGGAGCATCTGACGCGGGGGCGCCGGAACCGGCAGATCGCGGAACGCCTGCACATCAGCGAGCACACGGTCAAATACCACGTCGCCAACATCCTGGAGAAGCTCGGGGTGGGCTCGCGCGGCGAGGCGACCGCGCTGGTCCTGGAGCTGGGCCCGTCGCCGGACGTCTTCCGCACCGCCGTGTCCTGACGCCGACCGTCCCCATCCGGGCGGCACGCCGGGCAACCGGGCGTTCCGCTGCCGGCCGGTGGCCATTCGCCCGGCCGGTGGCCAGAATTCCGATCAATGCCCGAGCCTGTCCGCTGATCGCGCGCGGCCCGGTGCGCCGCACCCCCGAGTGAAGGACTTAGATGAGCGGAACATCGTCCCTGGACAGGCGCAACTTCCTCCGGGCCGCCGGAGGGACCGGGGTCGCGCTCGCGGCGTCGGGCGTCCTTCTCCCCCACGCGGGGGCCGAATCCGCCGCGTTCGTCCACGGCGTCGCGTCCGGTGACCCGCTCCCGGACGGCGTCGTCCTGTGGACGCGCGTGACGCCGACGCCCGAGAGCACCCCCGGATCCGGGGCCGGGCCGCGCGTGGACGTGCGCTGGGAGATGAGCCGCGACGCCTCGTTCGCGACGATCGTCCGGGACGGGGAGGCGACCGCCGGGCCGGACACCGACCACACCGTCAAGGTGGAGGCCGACGGGCTGGAGCCGGACACCTGGTACCACTACCGGTTCCGGTTCGGGTCCGCGACGTCGCCCGCCGGACGGACGCGCACGGCGCCCGCCGCGGACGCGGAGGTGGCCGGGCTGCGGCTCGGCCTCGCGTCGTGCTCGAACTACGCGGCCGGGCACTTCGCGGCGTACCGGCACGCCGCCGAGCGGGGCGACCTCGACCTGTTCGTGCACGTCGGGGACTACCTGTACGAGGGCGGCGGCGCGGGCGTCCGGGCGCACCGGCCCGCGAAGGAGATCACGACGCTCGCCGACTACCGGCAGCGGCACGCGCAGTACAAGACGGACCCGGACCTGCAGGCGCTGCACGCGGCGGTGCCGTGGATCCCGACGTGGGACGACCACGAGGTCGTCAACGACTACTGGGAGAACGGCTCCGGCGACCACGACCCGGCCACCGAGGGCGACTTCGCGGCCCGCAAGGCCGCCGGGCACCGCGCGTACTTCGAGTGGATGCCGGTGCGGCGCGGCCCGGACGGGGGGATCCACCGGCGCTACCGGTGGGGGCGGCTCGCGGACCTCACGATGCTGGACCTGCGCGGCCACCGGTCCCGGCAGGGGACGCCCGAGGACTTCGACGACCCGTCCCGCACCTTCACCGGGCGCGCGCAGATGGCCTGGCTCAAGGACGGCCTCAGCGACTCGACCGCCCAGTGGCACCTCATCGGCAACTCGGTCATGGTCACCCCGGTCTCCCTGCAAGGGCTGGTGAAGGAGGTCGTGGAACCGCTCGGCGAGCTGATCGGCGGCGGCCTCCTCGAGCAGGTCGGCCCGAACGCCGACGCCTGGGAGGGCTACCGGGCGGACCGCGACGACCTGCTCACCCATCTCCGCGACAACGGCATCACCGACACGGTCTTCCTCACCGGGGACGTGCACGTGTCGTGGGCGACCGAGGTGACCGTGGACCGCACCACCTACCCGTGGGAGCCCCCGGTGGCCACCGAGCTGGTGTGCACGTCCGTCACCAGCGCGAACCTGGACGACCTGCTGGACGTGCCGCCGCGGACGATCTCCCGGGGCGCCGAGGGCGTCCTGCACCTCAACAACCCGTACGCCCGGTTCTGCGAACTGGACAGCCACGGGTTCGTCCTCATCGACGTGACGCCGCGGCGGATGCAGGCCGACTGGTACTTCGTCAGCGACCCGACGGACCCGGACGCGACGCTCACGCACGGCGCGTCCTTCGCGAGCCGGGCCGGGACGCAGCGGCTCCACCGCGCCTTCACGCCGGTCACCTGACCCCGGACGCGGGCTCGGCGGCGGGCTCGGGGTCGGGCCGCCGGGGCGGGGGCCCGGCGGGCTCGGCGTGCAGGCGGGGCAGGCGGCGGTCGAGGAAGCCGGGCAGCCACCAGTTCGCGCGGCCCAGCAGCGACATGGCCGCCGGGACGAGGATCATCCGGACGATCGTCGCGTCGAAGACGATCGCGGTCGCGAGACCGAGGCCCAGCATCCGGACGAGCGGCGACGGGTTCGCGACGAAGCCCAGGAACACCGCCGTCATGATCAGGGCCGCCGAGGTGATCACGCGTCCGGTGCCGGCGATGCCGCGGGCGACCGACTCCGGACCGTCGCCCGTCGCGGTGTAGTGCTCGCGGATCCGCGACAGCAGGAACATCTCGTAGTCCATGGACAGGCCGAACAGGACGGCGAAGAACATCACGGGGAGCGGGGAGGCGATCAGGTACGTCTGGTCCAGGCCGAGCAGCGCCCCGCCCCAGCCCCACTGGAACACCGCGACCACGACCCCGTACGCCGCGCCGATCGACAGCAGGTTCATCACCGCCGCCTTCAGCGGGACGACGACCGACCGGAACACCAGCATGAGCAGGACGAACGACGTGGCGAGGACCGTGCCGACCAGCAGCGGGAACGTCGCGTCGAGCTGCCCGGTGAGATCGTCGGTCACGGCCGTCACGCCGGTGACGGCGACGCCGCCGGGCGCGAGGTCGCGGACGCGGTCGAGGGTCCGCGCGGTGGCGGCGTCGGCGGGCGCGGTGGCCGGGACCACCGGCAGCACGACCAGGTCGCCCGCCGGGGAGGTGCGCGGCTCGCCGACCGAGGCGATGCCCGGGTCGGCGGCGACGCGTGCGGCGAGCGCCGGGACGTCCGGCGCGCCCGTCCCGCGCGTGTCCGCGACGATCAGCAGCGGGCCGTTGACCCCCGGGCCGAACCCCTCGGCGAGCAGGTCGTAGGCGCGGCGGTGGCTCGCGCTCGACGTGTCGTCGCCCGCGTCGGGGAAGCCCGTCTCCATCCGCAGCGCCGGGGCCGCCAGCAGGAGCAGCAGGCCCGTCGCGGCGATCAGGTACGGCCAGGGACGGGCGGAGACGTGGTGCGCGAACCGCCACCACGCCGTGTCCTCGTCTCGCTTCGCGGGACGGCGGCGCAGCCGGCCCGCGTCGATCCGGCGGCCGAGCAGCGACAGCAGCGCGGGCAGCAGGGTGAGCGAGGTCGCTACGGCGAACAGCACGACCAGCGCGGCGGCCAGACCGGCGGAGGCGATCATGCCGAGGCCGGTCAGCGTCAGCGCGGCCATCGACACGACGACGGCGCCGCCCGCGAACAGGACCGCCGCGCCCGCCGTGCCCATCGCGCCCGACAGCGCGGCGCGGTCGTCCAGGCCCCGGGCCCGGTTCTCGCGGTAGCGGACCACGATGAACAGCGCGTAGTCGATGCCGACGCCGAGCCCCAGCATCGCGCCGATCGCCGGGGCCGAGCCCGTCACGTCCATCGCCCCGGCGAGCACGACGACGGCGGCCATGCCGAGCGCGACCGTCACCAGGGCCAGCGCGACCGGGAGCAGCGCGGCGACGAGCGAGCCCAGCGCGACGCACAGGACGATCAGCGCCACCGGCACCCCGAGCACCTCGGCACCCGACGTCGCGGCGTCGTAGTTGATGAACACCGCCTCGCCGCCGAGCTCCGCCGTGACGCCCGCGTCCGCCAGGGGACCGAGCGCGTCGGCCACCGCCGCGATCGGCTCGTCCGCCACCTCGGTCGACGGGGTGTCGAAGGTGATCTCCGCGAAGCCGATGCGGCCGTCCGGCGACACCGTCCCCGCGTCGAACGGCCCCGCGACGGCCTTCACGTGCTCCACGCCCGCGATCCGCGCGACGGCCGCGTCGACCGCGGGCCGGTGGGCGTCGAGGCGCCGACCGTCCGGGACGGCGAACACGGCGCGGGCGCTGCCGTCGGCCGCCTCGGGGAAACGCTCCTCGAGCAGCTCCATCGCCCGCTCGCTCTGGCTTCCGGGGGCGGTCAGGTCGTCGGCGAACGCGCCCCCGGCGGTGCCCGCCAGGGCGACGACGGCGGCGGCGAGGGCCGCCCAGACCGCGATCGTCCTCCAGGGTCTGCGGGCGCTCGCGTCCCCGATGCGGCGGATGAGGCGATGCATGGTGCTCCTTCGGGCCGGTTGCGGCGTCCGTTCAACCGTCCCCGAGCGGGACCGCGCCGTCGCCCGCCCCCGGACGGGACGGCCCTCCGCCGCGCGGCGGGACCCGTGGGCCCGCCGGCACCCCCGTCCCCCGCCGCGCGGCGGAGCCCGCATCCGCCGCGCGGCGGATGACCGGCCGTCCCGTCCGGCTTACGGTTGGCGCGAGCCCCCGCCGACGAACGAAGGGGAGCGATCGTGAACAGCACCGCGACACCGGCCTTCCGCGGGCCGTTCGCGCGCGCACCCCGCACCGCGGACGCCGTCCTGGCCGTCGCGGTCTACCTCACGGCGGTGCTGGTCCTGGACGGGCCCGGGGACACGCTGGTCCTCCGCGGCCCCGGCGAGGTCCCGATCATCGAGCTGGTGGTGTTCGCGGTGACCGGCGGGGCGCTGTACCGGCGGCGGCACGAGCCGCTCGCCGTCCTCGCCGTCGTCCTCGCCGGATGGGCCGTCCTGCTCGTCAGCGACCGGACGCTCACCGGGCTCCCCGCGATGATCGCCCTCTACAGCGCGGGCAAGTACTCCGCCGACGACCCGTGGGGGCCGCTCGGCGTCGCCGCCACCGTCGTCCTGCTCGCCGTCGACTCCCCGTCCGAACCCGCCGTCTGGTGGCAGGAGGTCATCCTGGGCGGCGCCGTGATGTACGTCGCCTGGTACGTCGGGCGGCGGCTGCGGCTGCGCGCCGAGCGCGCCGCCCGCCTGCTCCGCGAACGCGCCGCCGAGTCCCGCCGGATCGTCATCGAGGAACGCACCCGCATCGCCCGCGAGCTGCACGACGTCGTCGCGCACCGGGTCAGCCTCATGACCGTCCAGGCGGGCGCCGCCAAGACCGTCGCGCCCGTCGACCCCGACGCGGCCGTCCGGGCGATGGGCGCCGTGGAGGAGGCGGGACGGCAGGCGCTGGACGAGCTGCGGCACCTCCTCGGCGTCCTGCGGCCCGACACCGACCTCGACGGCCTCGGCCCCCAGCCCGGCCTCGCCGAACTCCCCCGCCTCGTCGAGCAGCTGCGCGGCGCGGGCGTCGAGGTGGCGCTGACCACCGACGGCACGCCGTCCGACCTGCCCGCCCGCGTCGACCTGTTCGCCTACCGCATCGCGCAGGAGGCGCTCACGAACGTCCTCAAGCACGCGGGCCCCGGCACCCGCGCCGAGGTGTCGCTGCGCCGCGACGACGCGGGGATCGTCATCGCGGTGCGCGACGACGGGCGCGGCGCCGCCGCCGTGCCCGCCGCGTCCGGGCGCGGCCACGGCATCGTGGGGATGCGGGAGCGGGCGCTACTGTTGGGCGGCGCCCTCGCCGCCCGGCCCCGTCCGGACGGCGGGTTCGAGGTCGTCGCGCAGCTGCCCACCCGAGGGGACCCGTGAGCATCCGTGTCGCCCTGGTCGACGACCAGGCCCTGGTCCGCGGCGGCTTCGCCATGATCCTGCGGATGCACGACGACATCGAGGTCGTCGCCGAGGCCGGTACCGGCACCGAGGCGATCGAGGCGGCCCGCCGGCACCGGCCCGACGTCATCCTGATGGACATCCGGATGCCCGACCTCGACGGCCTGGAGGCCACCTCCCGGATCATCGGCGAGGCCGACTGGGACGTCCGGGTGCTGATCCTCACCACGTTCGACCCGGA
Proteins encoded in this region:
- a CDS encoding MMPL family transporter, which gives rise to MHRLIRRIGDASARRPWRTIAVWAALAAAVVALAGTAGGAFADDLTAPGSQSERAMELLEERFPEAADGSARAVFAVPDGRRLDAHRPAVDAAVARIAGVEHVKAVAGPFDAGTVSPDGRIGFAEITFDTPSTEVADEPIAAVADALGPLADAGVTAELGGEAVFINYDAATSGAEVLGVPVALIVLCVALGSLVAALLPVALALVTVALGMAAVVVLAGAMDVTGSAPAIGAMLGLGVGIDYALFIVVRYRENRARGLDDRAALSGAMGTAGAAVLFAGGAVVVSMAALTLTGLGMIASAGLAAALVVLFAVATSLTLLPALLSLLGRRIDAGRLRRRPAKRDEDTAWWRFAHHVSARPWPYLIAATGLLLLLAAPALRMETGFPDAGDDTSSASHRRAYDLLAEGFGPGVNGPLLIVADTRGTGAPDVPALAARVAADPGIASVGEPRTSPAGDLVVLPVVPATAPADAATARTLDRVRDLAPGGVAVTGVTAVTDDLTGQLDATFPLLVGTVLATSFVLLMLVFRSVVVPLKAAVMNLLSIGAAYGVVVAVFQWGWGGALLGLDQTYLIASPLPVMFFAVLFGLSMDYEMFLLSRIREHYTATGDGPESVARGIAGTGRVITSAALIMTAVFLGFVANPSPLVRMLGLGLATAIVFDATIVRMILVPAAMSLLGRANWWLPGFLDRRLPRLHAEPAGPPPRRPDPEPAAEPASGVR
- a CDS encoding LuxR C-terminal-related transcriptional regulator produces the protein MSLGEWSDPEHALAAVAALLQAPLPEVLPSLSAVIGELVPHDALLMLTGDCIAAPLRSCGDAELTGRAETTELTRVAGEVRVGEPWCGTITLGHATRQVLAVASSPPGSAGSLLAVVLPGEAPPDPARRRTVQRLWDLTVVQIRTLNAQVEPGVLERSRIATGERERAVAELADAHAATLTALLGALRSRDLPDGTARRTATDLAAAALVELRAADEPARDLPGETVGDAYAQMADKLILLMRHHRIHLELAEPPRPERPLPGHVANAARATVRGSVLALLDHPGATRVRVSWEIEKGTLCVRVRDDGPGVLEAEDPAVLRLAARLRPFEGRLDLEAVPGWGTSVTARFPFDSAASSRADPLARLNPREVEVLEHLTRGRRNRQIAERLHISEHTVKYHVANILEKLGVGSRGEATALVLELGPSPDVFRTAVS
- a CDS encoding intradiol ring-cleavage dioxygenase → MEGPDATRRTVLGTLGGAALWAVTACAAGDAADGPESPRPPGRTGAAGASPACVLTPEGSEGPYYVDRALLRRDITEGRRGVALNLRTTVVDAGTCRPIRGAAVDVWHADASGVYSGFESQGTGDESFLRGVQRTGADGTAEFDTVFPGWYEGRTVHIHVKVHVDDDVVHTGQLYFDDRVNSAVARGPYARRGSQETVNDDDMFYPQYGRQSTLNVTGSPDGGYRASITLGVRR
- a CDS encoding serine/threonine-protein kinase, which codes for MRTVADRYRITSAIGRGGMGEVWSGTDLRLNRPVAIKLLRVPDDAPARDVRRRFHREARITARLRHPGVPVVHDFGQDGDLFMVMEELPGDSVGKLADEHGDEHGALPVAWAAFIGAQVCAVLAAAHAAGLLHRDVKPENLVLCPDGSVKVIDFGVATSTGGEFSRITRSGEIPGTARYMAPELLAGAEATRAGDLYAVGCLLYELLAGERPFQSPRLVDEIVRAQTEPAPRPASAPDGLADLVAALLAKEPGRRPSGAGTVCSRLLPWTRGVGPLPGWTAPGLATDPRHLYTTALAALRGPEEPAVP
- a CDS encoding alkaline phosphatase encodes the protein MSGTSSLDRRNFLRAAGGTGVALAASGVLLPHAGAESAAFVHGVASGDPLPDGVVLWTRVTPTPESTPGSGAGPRVDVRWEMSRDASFATIVRDGEATAGPDTDHTVKVEADGLEPDTWYHYRFRFGSATSPAGRTRTAPAADAEVAGLRLGLASCSNYAAGHFAAYRHAAERGDLDLFVHVGDYLYEGGGAGVRAHRPAKEITTLADYRQRHAQYKTDPDLQALHAAVPWIPTWDDHEVVNDYWENGSGDHDPATEGDFAARKAAGHRAYFEWMPVRRGPDGGIHRRYRWGRLADLTMLDLRGHRSRQGTPEDFDDPSRTFTGRAQMAWLKDGLSDSTAQWHLIGNSVMVTPVSLQGLVKEVVEPLGELIGGGLLEQVGPNADAWEGYRADRDDLLTHLRDNGITDTVFLTGDVHVSWATEVTVDRTTYPWEPPVATELVCTSVTSANLDDLLDVPPRTISRGAEGVLHLNNPYARFCELDSHGFVLIDVTPRRMQADWYFVSDPTDPDATLTHGASFASRAGTQRLHRAFTPVT
- a CDS encoding Rieske 2Fe-2S domain-containing protein: MQRTIRRVEQAEEIDAVAQPAARTVRRMVRPRAIRNLLSGTWLGHPLHPGLTDVTIGAWTMAALLDTVGGREAEPAADLLMTVGVAGAVPTALSGLNDWADTRGPEMRVGWIHALANSTALSLHVASLVMRARGDRRTGRILGGAGVGALAVGAYLGGHLSFVRGVGVNRTAWQAGPSEWTPVADDDLIDDEARRVDADGVPVVLYRRAGRVYALAADCGHMGGPLDEGSFADGCVTCPWHASTFRLTDGNVVRGPASAPQPHYETRIRDGRIEIRVPQPDHHAEEPADRTERSRPAPRRSRIHSVT
- a CDS encoding DoxX family protein → MNMNRQLLQDIGLLAGRLGLGVIFLAYGWQKLTDWSLSGTAEIMGGGGVPLPTLSAYFTTFTEIAAGIALIAGVAVRLAGLLGAFIMAGAFVFVHGGNGIYVDADGYGFVLALGLTSLMLAGTGAGRFGVDHWLAGRFGARTREPQHAV
- a CDS encoding UvrD-helicase domain-containing protein, with amino-acid sequence MSGARLRLLDRAEKEIMKLPRSVKGAIYDFQHKFRHNPENKGLRLKPLKGHPELYSARVNDDYRALLLHAGGVEYILVAVKPRGDVYEHLDRYRPQVNPVTGGIEFVDLVVAEGSLTTGPARTRAAEAPERPEAPAAPAERAPLFAAHPDDRLVGLGVAEPLLPLVRRLTTETELLALAEYAPQLTGEVLLALHDGRTPDEVLEQVTAPVAVDEKVDTGDYATALRRPATAVTTGDADLREILEQSDFGRWKVFLHPAQRKLVERGHRGPARVSGGPGTGKTIVALHRVRHLVERLPAGGGKSVLLTTFNKNLAADLQARLVALAGAEVAARVHITNVDKLAAEIVAETEHGRARRRIDDGKARELWEELLAETGENRWDAGFLNEEWTQVILGQGLKTRAEYFRARRAGRGRPLSRKDRADLWKLTERYVMLLEDRNLSTLQQVTERAAQLEAAAARDRAAYAERPGLQDDSGMRRRARYRHIVVDEAQDLSAAHWRMLRAMADPGPDDLFIVGDAHQRIYGNQVSLGALGIAIRGRSSRLTLSYRTTHEILGTAVRLLGADTWDDLDDGGDDLVGYRSVLRGGHPGLRGFRDWNAELDGIAAQVAEWGGDSIAVCVPERWMVAEVERRLAADGVVASAITGDGPRHGDAPVHVGTMHRFKGLEYRRMIVAGVADGLVPPAWVLRLADEDAVRYRRELRRFRSLLFVAVTRARDDVAISWHGGKSRFLP